One Setaria italica strain Yugu1 chromosome II, Setaria_italica_v2.0, whole genome shotgun sequence DNA segment encodes these proteins:
- the LOC101776696 gene encoding CDPK-related kinase 5 — translation MGGCHAKPLTHEADSSPPRAAPATPPPGCATPATPGKKHWAVSPFFPFSTPSPSPAHRLFGGSAASPRKSSPAHPGAGAGSAPTTPARRLLRLPFPPPSPAKHIRAALARRHGPPRPSIPEEGGGEGEGGGGGRGLDKGFGFNKGFAAKYDMGDEVGRGHFGYTCAATVKKGARKGESVAVKVIPKAKMTTSIAIEDVRREVKILKALAGNKNLVQFYDAYEDTENVYIVMELCEGGELLDRILSRGGKYSEDDAKAVLVQILNVVAFCHIQGVVHRDLKPENFLFTSKDENSHLKAIDFGLSDFVKPDERLNDIVGSAYYVAPEVLHRCYSTEADVWSIGVIAYILLCGSRPFWARTESGIFRSVLKADPSYNEAPWPSLTPEAMDFVKRLLCKDPRRRMTAAQALSHPWIRNYNDIKLPLDILIFRLIKAYIRSSSLRKAALRSLSKTLTVDELFYLKAQFSLLEPDRNGCITLDNIRMALTREATDAMKESRVQEILVSLSALQYRRMDFQEFCAAAVSVHQLEALDRWEQHARSAYEHFEKDGNRAIVIDELASELGLSPSVPLHVVLQDWIRHTDGKLSFLGFVKLLHGMSSRSLSKMR, via the exons ATGGGAGGGTGCCACGCGAAGCCGCTCACCCACGAGGCCgacagctcgccgccgcgcgccgcgccggcgacccCGCCCCCGGGCTGCGCCACCCCGGCCACCCCGGGGAAGAAGCATTGGGCGGTGTCCCCCTTCTTCCCGTTCTCCACGCCGAGCCCGAGCCCCGCGCACCGCCTCTTCGGCGGCTCCGCGGCGTCCCCGCGCAAGTCCTCCCCCGCGCAccccggcgcgggcgccggctcCGCGCCCACCACCCCGGCGAGGCGCCTGCTGCGGCTGCCtttcccgccgccgtcgcccgccaaGCACATCAGGGCGGCGCTCGCGCGGCGGCACGGCCCGCCGCGGCCCTCCATCcccgaggaaggcggcggcgagggggagggcggcggcggcggcagggggctCGACAAGGGGTTTGGGTTCAACAAGGGGTTCGCGGCCAAGTACGACATGGGGGATGAGGTCGGACGGGGACACTTCGGCTACACGTGCGCTGCCACGGTTAAGAAGGGCGCGCGCAAGGGGGAGTCCGTCGCCGTCAAGGTCATCCCCAAAGCAAAG ATGACAACATCCATTGCTATAGAGGATGTCCGAAGGGAGGTTAAAATTTTGAAAGCTTTGGCAGGAAACAAGAACTTGGTCCAATTTTATGATGCCTATGAGGACACCGAGAATGTGTATATAGTAATGGA GTTGTGCGAGGGTGGAGAGCTACTCGATAGAATACTTTCCAG AGGTGGGAAGTACTCCGAGGATGATGCAAAAGCTGTCCTGGTGCAAATATTAAATGTTGTGGCTTTTTGCCACATTCAAGGAGTGGTTCATCGGGATCTCAAACCAGAG AACTTTCTTTTCACTTCGAAAGATGAGAATTCCCATCTCAAGGCTATTGACTTTGGCTTATCAGATTTTGTAAAACCAG ATGAGAGGCTAAATGACATTGTTGGAAGTGCTTATTATGTTGCTCCAGAAGTTCTGCATAGATGCTATAGCACAGAAGCTGATGTATGGAGTATAGGTGTAATTGCATATATCCTTCTTTGCGGCAGTCGTCCATTTTGGGCGCGCACTGAATCTGGCATATTCCGTTCTGTTCTCAAAGCTGACCCCAGCTACAATGAGGCACCATGGCCTTCTCTAACTCCAGAAGCAATGGATTTTGTTAAGCGGTTGCTCTGCAAGGATCCACGTAGAAGGATGACTGCAGCTCAAGCTTTAA GTCATCCGTGGATCAGAAATTACAATGACATTAAGCTGCCATTGGACATCCTTATATTCCGACTTATCAAAGCTTATATCCGTTCCTCATCTTTACGGAAAGCTGCTCTGAGG TCTCTATCAAAAACTTTAACTGTTGATGAGCTTTTCTATCTGAAGGCGCAGTTTTCTTTATTGGAACCAGATAGAAATGGATGCATCACCCTTGACAATATCAGAATG GCCTTAACAAGAGAAGCTACCGATGCGATGAAGGAATCACGAGTTCAGGAGATTCTTGTTTCG TTGAGCGCCCTTCAGTACAGAAGAATGGACTTTCAGGAGTTCTGTGCAGCAGCAGTTAGTGTGCACCAGCTCGAAGCATTGGATAGATGGGAGCAACATGCGCGATCCGCATATGAACATTTTGAGAAGGATGGCAACCGTGCTATTGTAATTGATGAACTCGCTTCT GAATTGGGCCTCAGCCCTTCGGTGCCGCTGCATGTTGTTCTGCAAGATTGGATCAGGCATACGGATGGGAAATTGAGCTTTCTTGGATTTGTCAAGTTATTGCATGGCATGTCCAGCAGGTCCCTGTCAAAGATGAGATAG
- the LOC101777110 gene encoding patatin-like protein 1: MASLTSPTLPVPPPAVGRRVTVLTIDGGGIRGLIPGTILAFLEKKLQEHDGPDARLADYFDYIAGTSTGGLITAMLAAPGKDKRPLFSAKKINEFYTENGPHIFPQRPWPEVVNTLIEIKGPKYDGKFLHSKIQSLLGATRMHDTLTNIVIPTFDVKNLQPTIFSTFDAQTMPLKDALLSDVCISTSAAPTYLPAHFFQTRDEATGKTRDFNLIDGGVSANNPTLLTINQITRKMIVDKQDLFPGGPKDYDKFLVISIGTGSAKNAAVYTAKDAAGWGILSWLHSKDGYTPIVDMFSYSSAALVDYNVSILFQALRSEKNYLRIQEDSLMGAAATVDVATRENMEELVRIGERMLAKTVSRVDMETGKHVPVLEEGTNADALARFAEMLSQERKARTSSSSSQGKARQRVVN; the protein is encoded by the exons ATGGCCAGCCTTACTTCGCCGACattgccggtgccgccgccggcggtggggaggagggTGACGGTGCTGACCATCGACGGGGGCGGCATCAGAGGGCTCATCCCCGGCACGATCCTCGCCTTCCTTGAGAAAAAGCTCCAA GAGCACGACGGGCCGGACGCACGGCTGgccgactacttcgactacatcGCCGGCACCAGCACCGGCGGCCTTATCACGGCGATGCTCGCCGCTCCGGGCAAGGACAAGCGCCCGCTCTTCTCGGCCAAGAAGATCAACGAGTTCTACACGGAGAACGGGCCACATATCTTTCCTCAAAG GCCATGGCCAGAAGTTGTAAACACGTTGATTGAGATCAAGGGGCCGAAATACGACGGCAAGTTCCTACACTCCAAGATCCAGAGCCTCCTTGGCGCGACGAGGATGCATGATACCCTCACCAACATCGTCATCCCTACTTTCGACGTCAAGAACCTCCAACCCACCATCTTCTCCACTTTCGAC GCTCAGACCATGCCTCTGAAGGACGCGCTCCTCTCGGACGTGTGCATCAGCacgtcggcggcgccgacgtACCTTCCCGCCCACTTCTTCCAGACCAGGGACGAGGCCACCGGCAAGACCCGCGACTTCAAcctcatcgacggcggcgtcTCCGCCAACAATCCA ACGTTGTTGACGATCAACCAGATCACCCGGAAGATGATCGTGGACAAGCAGGATCTCTTCCCGGGGGGCCCGAAGGACTACGACAAGTTCCTGGTGATCTCCATCGGGACCGGCTCGGCGAAGAACGCGGCGGTGTACACGGCCAAGGACGCCGCCGGGTGGGGCATCCTGTCGTGGCTCCACAGCAAGGACGGGTACACCCCCATCGTGGACATGTTCAGCTACTCCAGCGCCGCGCTCGTCGACTACAACGTCTCCATCCTCTTCCAGGCGCTCCGCAGCGAGAAGAACTACCTCCGCATCCAGGAGGATTCCCTCATGGGCGCGGCAGCGACCGTGGACGTGGCGACGAGGGAGAACATGGAGGAGCTGGTCCGGATCGGGGAGAGGATGCTGGCCAAGACGGTGAGCAGGGTGGACATGGAGACGGGCAAGCACGTGCCGGTGCTCGAGGAAGGGACCAACGCCGACGCGCTCGCCCGCTTCGCCGAAATGCTCTCCCAAGAAAGGAAGGCGAGGACGTCGTCGAGCTCGAGCCAAGGCAAGGCCAGGCAGCGTGTTGTGAATTGA